One part of the Coffea eugenioides isolate CCC68of chromosome 10, Ceug_1.0, whole genome shotgun sequence genome encodes these proteins:
- the LOC113750165 gene encoding probable leucine-rich repeat receptor-like protein kinase At5g49770: protein MNPIRKVILFLRRSKSRESNLCTNGGLVLEELISCFGGRYNVPMRCFTTKELKRALRNVSGQGRRICFCKMFTEVQVKDHGGSQGGHLDPQYKISGLVTEKTDVYSFGVLMLALFTGETDAMRYREGTRERIHIRDYVKDFLVTHQVKEIADPRMLEDEGNNKDEMEQQLLDFLDLALRCTEYEGMNRPDMIDVAKELRQMEKSVRNT, encoded by the exons ATGAATCCAATCAGAAAAGTCATACTATTTCTCAGACGAAGTAAGTCCAGAGAGTCTAACTTATGTACCAACGGGGGATTAGTTCTAGAGGAGCtaatttcttgttttggtggACGATACAACGTTCCTATGAGATGCTTCACTACCAAAGAACTCAAGAGGGCACTTAGAAATGTTTCTGGACAAGGCCGTCGAATTTGTTTTTGCAAGATGTTCACAG AGGTTCAAGTGAAAGATCATGGTGGAAGCCAAGGTGGACATCTGGACCCTCAATACAAGATTTCAGGTCTTGTTACTGAGAAGACTGATGTTTACAGCTTTGGCGTGCTAATGCTCGCGCTCTTTACTGGAGAAACAGATGCAATGAGGTATCGCGAAGGAACAAGAGAGCGAATTCATATCCGGGATTATGTTAAAGACTTCCTTGTGACTCACCAAGTCAAAGAAATTGCTGATCCGAGAATGTTGGAAGATGAAGGGAACAATAAGGATGAGATGGAGCAGCAGTTGCTCGATTTTCTTGATCTTGCTTTGAGATGCACAGAATATGAGGGAATGAATAGGCCAGATATGATTGATGTTGCAAAAGAGCTGCGCCAGATGGAGAAGTCTGTTCGCAATACTTAG
- the LOC113749976 gene encoding salicylic acid-binding protein 2-like: MATKVSPPSAQLFLLLSLILWPSISAKSGHFVLVHGACHGAWCWYKLVSLLQDAGHKVTALDLAASGIDTKQVSDLHTIDDYHEPLYSYLKALSPDDKVILVGHSMGGFAVSSAMERFPEKIAFAVFVAAQMLGPELSIYKLVEHYNPGMDIYGDSKFTTDGNPLDPLKILYQHSPRQDLALASLLMRESKAFNDDESRRQLLVTKEKFGSIARAYFVAGDDKIIPVDLQRWMVQNNPPDLVRVIDGADHMVMISKPEQLYNYLLEIAVQLKNYASI, translated from the coding sequence ATGGCAACAAAAGTTTCGCCACCATCGGCACAACTATTCCTGTTGCTTTCCTTGATTCTTTGGCCCTCGATATCTGCAAAATCAGGACACTTTGTGCTCGTTCATGGTGCTTGTCACGGAGCATGGTGTTGGTATAAGTTGGTATCTCTCCTGCAAGATGCAGGGCACAAAGTTACAGCCCTGGACTTGGCTGCCTCCGGGATTGATACAAAACAGGTGTCAGATTTGCACACCATTGACGACTATCATGAACCTCTATACTCCTATCTAAAGGCTCTATCGCCCGATGATAAGGTCATTCTTGTTGGCCACAGCATGGGTGGCTTCGCAGTTTCCTCCGCCATGGAAAGATTTCCTGAAAAAATCGCATTTGCAGTATTTGTTGCAGCACAGATGCTTGGACCTGAGCTGAGTATATACAAGCTCGTGGAGCACTACAATCCGGGGATGGATATATATGGAGACAGCAAATTTACCACAGATGGAAACCCTTTGGATCCTCTTAAAATACTATATCAACATTCACCGCGTCAGGATTTAGCACTTGCATCGTTGTTGATGAGAGAGAGCAAGGCTTTCAATGATGATGAATCAAGACGACAACTTCTAGTTACAAAGGAGAAGTTTGGATCAATTGCTAGAGCTTACTTTGTAGCCGGAGACGATAAGATAATACCAGTAGATCTTCAAAGGTGGATGGTACAAAATAATCCGCCTGATTTGGTTAGAGTAATAGACGGTGCAGATCATATGGTCATGATCTCTAAGCCAGAACAGCTTTACAACTATTTGCTTGAAATAGCTGTGCAGCTCAAGAACTATGCTTCTATCTAG